One window from the genome of Labeo rohita strain BAU-BD-2019 chromosome 10, IGBB_LRoh.1.0, whole genome shotgun sequence encodes:
- the nrip1b gene encoding nuclear receptor-interacting protein 1 has product MTHGVESGPETHQDSAALTYLEGLLMHPVATGPAATATQRSEPVHSNEENANRVTRVFQLPNHGSPSPDKGSPPSATSQHLKKARLLRSEAWSEADSQKQTGEQVNGQRKEHYKGGLDGSEQGESTLLASLLQSFSSRLQSVALSQHISQSHKSLDRDSSASAPAEKETYQSYGTASGRLKSLMRKSKQQNHNTVPYCRQKRSSDSPHSSQSSAQPTSSESLSCTERLKAVANMVRTRTSPAPSPKPSVACSQLALLLSSEAHLQQYSREQAIKAQLTSRSASERLAAMATQQTQDKRPPSMGQPTAAPDMLSSLNVQNGTLPPPAVNSGKKSPSVSSPSMRPPKDRRPFDRHGRPPQNCSSLLLLLLNNHNSQQQLTRNGHLEDNYGILPSRASSESEYSSQDNSLTKDSSDAESFSSCSPIDLSMKSRAPSQKSEACSSFTPSVDKLTESLTNKWKLEPSVPKVREATDLDISPDVKSHDKVTLMQLLLDRRNNEKVNKSSDNPSLRPDAIISSLKRIGTPEDSRTRSPLDRQTATFNSISPSYSFPSPHAQSSPLDLCKSKAHSSEKTLEPPFSASKLLQNLAQSGVKNLSPSPPPLHSHKPTSRRQSPELELDKPQVLLDRLVVPSKRSRASVLDGGSPPALPAHKCERSPSASTQIENLLEKRTVLQLLLGTASQKDRTSGHKVLEVTSGGLEKPQRGSVNYDSSNRPSPDLNIKTEPVEENHSSDSSDDGAYHQRRPSQHSPIAEAQDTKPELCPTETAAKFGLLSQLLKQQNATYHSNPHTRLLRNSIKEEPVDFQSPVPKKRKLCIELAERLSNELCQPSRDTTSDNLVSGTPEFNGRAMVKPKEELVLSPRSKTPLSRESQGFNVLKQLLLSENCLKELSQPRATPSPFIPQANCSANGSLTQPGFSQELSNLPWYPYSTARTPVDTTGGVLVWPRGSPKASPKPVKKEPEGSPGETFTREERSSPDSPPLTRSNPILYYMLQRGNGQLRPELRDQVQPPHCIMGAKVEACIDYEHRINSPVHRQTHS; this is encoded by the coding sequence ATGACTCATGGGGTGGAGTCTGGCCCTGAAACTCACCAGGATTCTGCTGCTTTAACATATCTGGAAGGTTTGCTAATGCATCCGGTCGCCACTGGACCTGCTGCCACTGCTACACAGAGATCCGAACCAGTGCACAGCAATGAAGAGAACGCCAACAGGGTGACTAGGGTGTTTCAGCTCCCCAACCATGGCTCCCCCTCACCAGACAAGGGTAGCCCACCTAGTGCGACCTCACAGCATCTTAAAAAAGCCAGGCTGCTTCGCTCAGAAGCATGGAGTGAAGCTGACAGCCAGAAACAAACAGGTGAACAAGTGAACGGACAGAGAAAGGAGCACTACAAAGGAGGCCTGGATGGCTCTGAGCAGGGGGAGAGCACCTTGCTGGCTTCTCTGCTGCAGTCCTTCAGCTCCCGGCTCCAGAGCGTCGCCTTGTCACAGCACATTTCTCAAAGCCACAAATCGCTCGACAGGGACAGCAGTGCAAGTGCTCCTGCTGAGAAGGAAACCTACCAGAGTTACGGCACAGCGTCAGGCCGCCTGAAAAGCCTTATGAGGAAAAGCAAGCAACAGAACCATAACACCGTGCCTTACTGTCGTCAGAAACGAAGCTCTGATTCTCCTCATTCTTCTCAAAGCTCTGCCCAGCCCACTAGCTCTGAATCCTTGTCCTGCACAGAGCGACTCAAGGCTGTTGCCAATATGGTACGGACTAGGACCAGTCCGGCCCCTTCACCCAAGCCCAGTGTCGCCTGCAGTCAGCTGGCCCTGTTGCTGTCCAGCGAGGCTCATCTACAGCAGTACTCCAGAGAGCAGGCCATAAAAGCACAATTAACCAGTCGATCAGCCAGCGAGAGGCTGGCTGCCATGGCTACCCAGCAAACGCAGGATAAGAGGCCTCCCAGCATGGGACAGCCAACAGCTGCCCCAGACATGCTAAGCtctttaaatgttcaaaacGGAACACTCCCCCCACCAGCGGTAAACTCCGGCAAAAAAAGCCCTTCAGTTTCTTCACCCTCCATGAGACCCCCCAAAGATAGACGGCCCTTCGACAGACACGGTCGACCGCCACAAAACTGCAGCAGCCTGTTGCTTCTACTTCTGAACAATCACAACTCCCAGCAACAGCTCACCAGGAACGGACACCTAGAGGACAATTACGGCATCCTCCCGAGCCGTGCCTCCTCTGAGAGCGAGTACTCCAGCCAGGATAACAGCCTGACCAAAGACAGCAGCGATGCAGAGAGCTTCTCCAGCTGTTCCCCCATCGACCTCTCAATGAAAAGCAGAGCGCCTAGCCAAAAATCCGAGGCCTGCTCTTCCTTTACCCCCTCTGTGGATAAGCTCACAGAGTCTCTCACAAACAAATGGAAGCTGGAACCTTCTGTGCCAAAGGTCCGTGAGGCCACAGATCTGGATATCAGCCCAGACGTGAAATCCCATGATAAGGTCACTCTAATGCAGTTACTGCTGGACCGCAGAAATAACGAGAAGGTAAACAAAAGTTCAGATAATCCTAGTTTAAGGCCTGACGCAATAATCAGCAGCTTGAAACGAATTGGCACACCTGAGGACAGCAGAACGCGGAGCCCTCTAGACCGGCAGACAGCGACCTTCAACTCGATCTCCCCTTCATATTCCTTCCCCTCACCCCATGCCCAGTCCAGTCCCTTAGATCTATGTAAGTCTAAAGCTCATTCAAGCGAAAAGACGTTGGAGCCTCCTTTCAGTGCAAGCAAGCTACTGCAGAATCTGGCCCAGAGTGGCGTTAAGAACTTATCGCCTTCGCCCCCTCCTTTACACTCTCACAAGCCTACAAGCAGAAGGCAAAGCCCAGAACTTGAGCTGGACAAGCCTCAGGTCCTTTTGGATCGACTCGTTGTTCCATCCAAGCGGAGCAGAGCCTCAGTGCTGGATGGAGGTTCTCCTCCTGCTCTCCCAGCTCACAAATGTGAGCGATCACCTTCTGCATCAACGCAGATAGAAAACCTTCTTGAGAAGCGCACGGTACTGCAGCTTCTGCTGGGAACAGCTTCCCAGAAGGATCGAACCAGTGGGCACAAAGTCTTGGAAGTAACCTCAGGGGGGCTGGAGAAACCTCAGCGGGGTTCTGTCAACTATGACAGCTCAAACAGACCTTCTCCAGACCTCAATATCAAAACTGAGCCGGTAGAAGAGAATCATTCGTCCGATAGCTCCGATGATGGAGCGTACCATCAGAGACGACCATCACAACACTCACCCATTGCAGAAGCACAGGACACAAAACCTGAACTCTGTCCTACAGAAACGGCTGCTAAATTTGGACTTCTTAGCCAGCTTCTAAAACAGCAGAATGCTACCTACCATTCAAACCCTCATACCAGGCTCCTCAGGAACTCCATAAAAGAGGAGCCAGTGGATTTTCAAAGCCCCGttcctaaaaaaagaaaactgtgcATTGAGCTTGCAGAGCGCCTAAGTAATGAACTCTGTCAACCGTCTCGCGATACTACAAGTGACAATCTGGTGTCTGGAACACCTGAATTCAATGGTAGAGCGATGGTGAAACCAAAAGAAGAGCTAGTACTGAGTCCAAGGAGCAAAACGCCTCTCTCCAGAGAAAGCCAAGGCTTCAATGTTCTTAAGCAACTCCTCCTGTCAGAAAACTGTCTGAAAGAGCTATCCCAACCCAGAGCGACCCCAAGTCCTTTCATCCCTCAGGCGAACTGTTCAGCCAATGGGAGCTTAACCCAACCTGGTTTCTCTCAGGAGTTGTCGAACTTACCATGGTACCCCTATTCTACAGCACGTACACCTGTTGATACCACTGGGGGGGTGCTGGTTTGGCCT